TACGGCCTGTACCCCGGTCGGAGAGATCATCACCGGAAGGGAAATATCCTGCCCCAGAACATTTGTCGATAGTTCGCGGTCCGGCTGGATGCCAACCACGTGGGGTTCGAACCCCAGCTCCCCGAATGCCTCGACGTTGTCGCTGACCGTCAGCCCCTTCTCACTGGCCGAGATCAGCGAGCTGTAGACGGACTTCGGCAGTCGCTTCTTGGCCCGCTGCTGGGCAATCGCGACCGTCTCGAACCATGTATTGCGGGCCATCTATCGTCCTGCTCGTAAATTGGAAAGAGGGTTCTCATCGCACGCGCGTGAAGGTGGACGGCGAGTCAGCGTCAGCGCCACCGGACCCGTGGCGGGGCTGCGCTTGCTCTTCGAATGCGAGTGGTCACCACTGGGTTTGGGCACCACGCGGTCCGCGGCCAGGGCCACTTCCCCGTAGCCCTGCACGCATTCCGGGTCCGGCCCGTCCATCGGGAGTCCGGTGAAGAACTTGGCGGCCATGCAGCCGCCCCGGCAGCTGTCGTAGTGACCGCAGCTGCCGCACGCACCGGCCGATTGCGGCTCACGCAGCTCGTTGAACAACCGGGAATGCTTCCATACCGCGTCAAATCCACCGTCGGACACCACGTTTCCAGCCATGAAACGGTCGTGGATCGCGAAGGGGCAGGCGTAGACGTCACCCACCGGGTCGATCAGACACACCACCCGGCCGGCACCGCACATGTTGAGACCGGGCAACCCGCCCGAGCCATCGCCGTAGGCCGAGAGGTGGAAGAAAGAATCACCCGTGAGCACTCGTTCGCCGTTGAGCACCAGCCAGTCATACAGCTGACGCTGCTGCGCGGGGGTCGGGTGCAACTCATCCCAGACGTCGGCCCCGCGGCCCGAGGGGCGAAGCCGCGTGATCCGCAGCGTCGCACCGTATCGCGCTGCCAGGTCCGCGAATTCATCGAGCTGGTCGACATTGTGACGGGTGACCACCACCGAGATCTTGGCGTCCTTGAATCCGGCGTTGGCCAGATTCTCCAGCGCACGCACGGCCATCGCGAATGATCCGGTCCCACGCACCGCGTCGTTGACCTCCGCGGTCGCGCCGTCCAGCGAGATCTGCACGTCGACGTAGTCGCTCGCGGCCAGCCGCGCCGCCACCTCCTCGGTGATCCGTACACCGTTGGTGGAGAATTTGACCCCTACGTGATGCTCGGTCGCATAGTCGACGAGCTCCCAAAAATCCGATCGCACAGTGGGTTCGCCACCACCGATGTTGACGTAGAACACCTGCATGCGTTCCAGCTCGTCGATGATGTCCTTGCACTGCTGCGTGGAGAGCTCACGCGGGT
The nucleotide sequence above comes from Mycobacteroides saopaulense. Encoded proteins:
- the mftC gene encoding mycofactocin radical SAM maturase (MftC is a radical SAM/SPASM enzyme that catalyzes the first two steps in biosynthesis of the electron carrier mycofactocin from the terminal Val-Tyr dipeptide of the precursor peptide MftA.); this encodes MSAPAVPRLVDQFEQGLDAPICLTWELTYACNLSCVHCLSSSGKRDPRELSTQQCKDIIDELERMQVFYVNIGGGEPTVRSDFWELVDYATEHHVGVKFSTNGVRITEEVAARLAASDYVDVQISLDGATAEVNDAVRGTGSFAMAVRALENLANAGFKDAKISVVVTRHNVDQLDEFADLAARYGATLRITRLRPSGRGADVWDELHPTPAQQRQLYDWLVLNGERVLTGDSFFHLSAYGDGSGGLPGLNMCGAGRVVCLIDPVGDVYACPFAIHDRFMAGNVVSDGGFDAVWKHSRLFNELREPQSAGACGSCGHYDSCRGGCMAAKFFTGLPMDGPDPECVQGYGEVALAADRVVPKPSGDHSHSKSKRSPATGPVALTLTRRPPSRACDENPLSNLRAGR